A genomic region of Streptomyces sp. NBC_00247 contains the following coding sequences:
- a CDS encoding DUF5925 domain-containing protein: MSANLESALPIRLTVDDSDSPSDVMDSLFLGRFTTGEQPYAHSSSLERVKPGRTLLPPGATVLRTAREDSRSATLAEGEGWTLLARRWSRGADVNVTATSAELAERVVKEATDGVQDEPEPQPEDVSMGFWYVSPQRGPHRTTRRISAGTWDEVRPNYSAQVAGAMDGLMKITPDDVSGRLLLLHGPPGTGKTSALRTLARAWRDWCQVDCVLDPERLFNDVGYLMDIAIGEDDGSGKGRWRLLLLEDCDELIRGEAKHTAGQALSRLLNLTDGLLGQGRNVLVAVTTNEDLERLHPAVVRPGRCLARIEVGPLSRPEAVSWLGTDEGVGREGATLAELFALRRGSGPASVPKQEAGAEAGLYL; the protein is encoded by the coding sequence ATGTCTGCCAACCTCGAGTCCGCGCTGCCGATCCGGCTCACCGTCGACGACAGTGATTCTCCCTCCGACGTCATGGACTCGCTGTTCCTGGGCCGCTTCACGACGGGCGAGCAGCCGTATGCGCACAGTTCGTCGCTGGAGCGCGTCAAGCCGGGCAGGACTCTCCTGCCGCCGGGCGCGACGGTGCTGCGGACCGCCCGGGAGGACAGCCGGAGCGCGACCCTCGCGGAGGGCGAGGGCTGGACCCTGCTCGCCCGGCGGTGGAGCAGGGGCGCCGATGTCAACGTGACCGCGACCAGCGCCGAGCTGGCCGAACGGGTCGTCAAGGAGGCGACGGACGGCGTCCAGGACGAGCCCGAACCCCAGCCCGAGGACGTGAGCATGGGCTTCTGGTACGTCTCGCCGCAGCGCGGGCCGCACCGCACCACGCGCCGGATCTCCGCCGGCACCTGGGACGAGGTCCGCCCCAACTACTCGGCCCAGGTGGCCGGGGCGATGGACGGGCTGATGAAGATCACCCCGGACGACGTCTCCGGCCGGCTCCTGCTGCTGCACGGCCCGCCCGGGACGGGAAAGACCTCGGCGCTGCGGACGCTGGCCCGCGCCTGGCGCGACTGGTGCCAGGTGGACTGCGTCCTGGACCCGGAGCGGCTCTTCAACGACGTCGGTTATCTGATGGACATCGCGATCGGCGAGGACGACGGCTCGGGGAAGGGGCGTTGGCGGCTGCTGCTCCTGGAGGACTGCGACGAACTCATCAGGGGCGAGGCCAAGCACACGGCGGGCCAGGCGCTCTCCCGGCTGCTCAACCTGACGGACGGCCTGCTCGGCCAGGGCCGGAACGTCCTGGTGGCGGTCACCACCAACGAGGACCTGGAGCGGCTGCACCCGGCGGTCGTCCGGCCCGGCCGCTGCCTGGCACGGATCGAGGTCGGCCCGCTGAGCAGGCCCGAAGCGGTGTCCTGGCTGGGGACGGACGAGGGGGTCGGCCGCGAGGGGGCGACCCTCGCCGAGCTGTTCGCGCTGCGGCGGGGCAGCGGACCGGCCTCGGTGCCGAAGCAGGAGGCGGGCGCGGAGGCGGGCCTCTACCTCTGA
- a CDS encoding type ISP restriction/modification enzyme, giving the protein MPWSVQPLRTGRSWVVGPDPASLKARWERLVRAGGEEQERLFRPTRSRTPRTPAAALPGRTASTGRLAREPGTYPEPVRVQHGPFDEQWLIPDHRLIDAARPELWRVADTHQLFVFEHGFLPGDSGPALSVTALLPDGYAPAGRPGRVRPLYRRPGGVEPNLTPGLCAALGAAGLGAAGEPVSPEAVLAWAVAAASPSPGGCLVPLPCDGALWSAGVELGRELLRIQLRGARGGERPRLPGGQRPYVRSAVPPRPRSVAYDAGSGTLLLDEGRIAPVPAEAWEFRVGGVRMLEVWFARRAASWADTERDGLDAIGPAGWPREWTSELLELITVLALLDGVRDRRRKLAERIGAARTLGRDELRAAGVLPVPAAARRPASVLGRREEGPEGQFALL; this is encoded by the coding sequence ATGCCCTGGTCCGTACAGCCCCTGCGCACCGGCCGGTCCTGGGTCGTCGGCCCCGACCCGGCGTCCCTGAAGGCGCGCTGGGAACGGCTGGTACGGGCCGGGGGCGAGGAGCAGGAGCGGCTGTTCCGGCCCACCCGGTCGCGTACCCCGCGGACTCCGGCCGCCGCGCTGCCGGGACGGACCGCCTCCACCGGGCGGCTGGCCCGCGAGCCGGGGACGTACCCGGAGCCGGTACGCGTCCAGCACGGGCCGTTCGACGAGCAGTGGCTGATTCCGGACCACCGGCTGATCGACGCGGCCCGGCCCGAGCTCTGGCGGGTGGCCGACACCCACCAGCTCTTCGTCTTCGAACACGGCTTCCTCCCCGGGGACTCGGGCCCCGCGTTGTCGGTGACGGCGCTGCTCCCCGACGGGTACGCCCCCGCCGGCCGGCCCGGACGCGTCCGGCCGCTCTACCGGCGCCCCGGCGGTGTGGAACCCAACCTGACCCCGGGGCTGTGCGCCGCACTCGGCGCGGCCGGTCTCGGCGCGGCCGGCGAACCGGTGTCCCCGGAGGCGGTGCTCGCTTGGGCCGTGGCCGCCGCGTCCCCCTCCCCCGGCGGGTGCCTGGTACCCCTGCCGTGCGACGGGGCGCTCTGGTCGGCCGGGGTGGAGCTGGGCCGCGAGCTGCTCAGGATCCAGCTGCGCGGGGCGCGTGGTGGCGAGCGCCCCCGGTTGCCCGGTGGGCAGCGGCCGTACGTACGGTCCGCGGTGCCTCCCCGGCCCCGCTCGGTGGCGTACGACGCGGGGAGCGGGACGCTGCTGCTCGACGAGGGGCGGATCGCGCCGGTCCCGGCCGAGGCCTGGGAGTTCCGGGTGGGCGGTGTGCGGATGCTGGAGGTCTGGTTCGCCCGGCGGGCGGCAAGCTGGGCGGACACGGAGCGGGACGGGCTGGACGCGATCGGGCCGGCCGGGTGGCCCCGGGAGTGGACCTCGGAGCTGCTGGAGCTGATCACCGTGCTGGCCCTGCTCGACGGGGTCCGTGACCGCCGGCGGAAGCTGGCCGAGCGGATCGGTGCGGCCCGGACCCTCGGGCGGGACGAGCTGCGCGCGGCCGGGGTGTTGCCGGTCCCGGCGGCGGCGCGGCGCCCGGCGTCGGTGCTCGGCCGGCGGGAGGAGGGGCCGGAGGGGCAGTTCGCCCTGCTGTGA
- the hmgA gene encoding homogentisate 1,2-dioxygenase, which yields MGGTDGTRHTDDGRGPGGEGTEGGETGAGRPAYSTGFGNEHSSEAVPGALPHGRNSPQRAPLGLYAEQLSGSAFTEPRARNHRSWLYRIRPSAAHPAFVRADNGGVRSAPFTESVPDPNRLRWDPLPDPAPGTDFVAGLWTLGGNGDAAARSGMAVHLYHANSSMEERVFSDSDGELLIVPERGALLLRTELGLLRAAPGEVALIPRGVRFRAELLDATARGYVCENYGSPFQLPELGPIGANGLANARDFRAPVAAYEDREGPFEVINKFCGNLWKATYDHSPLDVVAWHGSHTPYVYDLRRFNVIGSISYDHPDPSVFTVLTSPTDTPGLADVDFVVFAPRWLVGEDTFRPPYFHRNVMSEYMGLIEGAYDAKAGGFVPGGGSLHNMMSAHGPDRETFDRASAAELVPQRVDDGLAFMFETRRPLTLTGQAASAPHLQRGYDGVWQGLDSNFRP from the coding sequence ATGGGCGGTACGGACGGCACGCGGCACACCGACGACGGACGCGGCCCGGGGGGCGAGGGAACGGAGGGCGGGGAGACGGGGGCCGGCCGGCCGGCGTACTCCACCGGGTTCGGCAACGAGCACAGCTCCGAGGCGGTCCCGGGCGCGCTGCCGCACGGGCGCAACTCCCCCCAGCGCGCGCCGCTCGGGCTGTACGCGGAGCAGCTCAGCGGTTCGGCGTTCACCGAGCCCCGGGCCCGTAACCATCGCTCGTGGCTGTACCGCATCCGGCCCTCCGCCGCGCATCCGGCGTTCGTACGTGCCGACAACGGTGGCGTGCGTTCCGCGCCCTTCACCGAGTCCGTACCCGACCCCAACCGGCTCCGCTGGGACCCGCTGCCCGATCCCGCCCCCGGCACCGACTTCGTGGCCGGGCTGTGGACGCTGGGCGGCAACGGCGACGCGGCGGCCCGCTCCGGCATGGCGGTCCACCTCTACCACGCCAACTCCTCCATGGAGGAACGCGTGTTCAGCGACTCCGACGGCGAGCTGCTGATCGTCCCGGAACGGGGAGCCCTGCTGCTCCGCACCGAACTGGGCCTGCTGCGCGCGGCCCCCGGCGAGGTGGCGCTGATCCCGCGCGGGGTGCGCTTCCGGGCCGAGCTGCTCGACGCGACCGCCCGGGGGTACGTCTGCGAGAACTACGGCAGCCCCTTCCAGCTGCCCGAGTTGGGCCCGATCGGAGCCAACGGGCTGGCCAACGCACGGGACTTCCGCGCCCCGGTCGCCGCGTACGAGGACCGCGAGGGGCCGTTCGAGGTGATCAACAAGTTCTGCGGCAACCTCTGGAAGGCGACCTACGACCACTCCCCGCTGGACGTCGTCGCCTGGCACGGCAGCCACACCCCGTACGTCTACGACCTGCGCCGCTTCAACGTCATCGGCTCCATCAGCTACGACCACCCCGACCCGTCGGTCTTCACCGTGCTGACCTCGCCGACCGACACCCCGGGGCTGGCCGACGTCGACTTCGTGGTCTTCGCGCCGCGCTGGCTGGTCGGCGAGGACACTTTCCGGCCGCCGTATTTCCACCGCAATGTGATGAGCGAGTACATGGGGCTGATCGAGGGCGCCTACGACGCGAAGGCGGGCGGCTTCGTCCCGGGCGGCGGGTCGCTGCACAACATGATGTCGGCGCACGGACCCGACCGGGAGACCTTCGACCGGGCGAGCGCGGCGGAGCTCGTACCGCAGCGGGTCGACGACGGGCTGGCGTTCATGTTCGAGACGCGCAGGCCGTTGACGCTCACCGGGCAGGCGGCCTCCGCTCCCCATCTGCAGCGCGGATACGACGGAGTGTGGCAGGGTCTGGACAGCAACTTCCGGCCCTGA
- a CDS encoding ABC transporter ATP-binding protein, which translates to MTRAISLQDISKAYGRGPRAVDRFSLDIEPGEFVVLLGPSGCGKSTVLRMIAGLEEATEGEILLDGEPASHLQPRERGMAMVFQNFALYPSMTNRGNIGFPLKLQNPREDNTEQIEATARMLGIEGVLDRYPGQLSGGERQRVAMGRAISRRPSVFLMDEPLSNLDAKLRNHLRAEIAQLTKELGVTTVYVTHDQSEAMSLGDRVAVLRGGVLQQVSAPRQVYALPENVFVAAFIGTPRINLLQAVVHAPLEGRMSLDLGRQRLALPEPLSPDHQLLRIQQGRRIIVGLRSEAVRIAPPSQARPGEVALGGIVQHVEYQGHEALVHLSTGSQPAVVPDLESARPEVSARRRRTTGGRAGGAVHGDSSRGGRREGTAWARGGGLGVLERLREKAGHISGPVVALGEPPHHGQRNAMSGPDRPAVSPGDLVVRTSPDMRLRTGGQVPLLVDLAHLYVFDHQGRRICPLPRDVPGLDV; encoded by the coding sequence ATGACTCGCGCGATCTCTCTGCAGGACATCAGCAAGGCGTACGGACGGGGTCCGCGTGCAGTGGACCGCTTCTCGCTCGACATCGAACCCGGTGAGTTCGTGGTGCTGCTCGGCCCCTCGGGCTGCGGCAAATCCACGGTCCTGCGGATGATCGCGGGGCTGGAGGAGGCCACCGAAGGCGAGATCCTGCTCGACGGCGAACCGGCCTCCCATCTCCAGCCCCGCGAAAGGGGCATGGCGATGGTCTTCCAGAACTTCGCCCTCTACCCGAGCATGACGAACCGGGGCAACATCGGCTTCCCGCTCAAGCTCCAGAACCCGCGCGAGGACAACACCGAGCAGATCGAGGCCACAGCGCGGATGCTCGGCATCGAGGGAGTCCTCGACCGCTATCCGGGCCAGCTCTCCGGTGGTGAACGCCAGCGAGTCGCCATGGGCCGGGCCATCTCCCGCCGCCCCTCGGTCTTCCTGATGGACGAGCCGCTCTCCAACCTCGACGCCAAGCTCCGCAACCACCTGCGCGCCGAAATCGCCCAGCTCACGAAGGAGTTGGGGGTCACCACGGTCTACGTCACGCACGACCAGTCCGAGGCGATGTCCCTCGGCGACCGTGTCGCCGTGCTGCGTGGCGGAGTGCTCCAGCAGGTCAGCGCCCCGCGCCAGGTGTACGCCCTGCCGGAGAACGTCTTCGTCGCCGCCTTCATCGGCACCCCGAGGATCAACCTCCTCCAGGCCGTCGTCCACGCCCCGCTCGAAGGGCGGATGTCGCTCGATCTGGGGCGTCAGCGCCTCGCACTGCCCGAACCGCTCAGCCCCGACCACCAGTTGCTCCGCATCCAGCAGGGCCGCAGGATCATCGTGGGGCTGCGCTCCGAAGCCGTACGGATCGCACCGCCGAGCCAGGCCCGCCCCGGTGAGGTGGCGCTCGGTGGCATCGTCCAGCACGTGGAGTACCAGGGCCACGAGGCGCTGGTGCACCTCAGCACCGGATCGCAGCCGGCCGTGGTGCCCGACCTCGAATCCGCCCGCCCGGAGGTGTCCGCGCGCCGGCGCCGCACGACGGGCGGCCGGGCGGGAGGGGCGGTCCACGGTGACTCCTCGCGCGGCGGGCGCCGGGAGGGCACGGCCTGGGCCCGGGGCGGCGGCCTCGGCGTACTGGAACGCCTGCGGGAGAAGGCCGGCCACATCAGCGGACCGGTCGTGGCGCTCGGCGAGCCTCCCCACCACGGACAGCGGAACGCGATGAGCGGCCCCGACCGACCGGCCGTCAGCCCGGGCGACCTCGTCGTGCGCACCAGCCCGGACATGCGGCTGCGCACCGGCGGCCAAGTGCCCCTCCTGGTGGACCTGGCACACCTGTACGTCTTCGACCACCAGGGCCGCCGGATCTGTCCGCTGCCGAGGGACGTGCCGGGGCTGGACGTCTGA
- a CDS encoding VOC family protein: MRLTSIALDCPDPLALAAFYQRATGYALHPGSGAGFAGLTREDGLHIGFQRVEGHRAPQWPGDGGTTPQQAHLDFDVDDLDEAEGMLLELGAAKPAFQPAGARWRVLTDPAGHPFCIVAR, encoded by the coding sequence ATGAGGCTCACCTCGATCGCCCTCGACTGCCCCGACCCCCTGGCGCTGGCGGCCTTCTACCAGCGGGCCACCGGATACGCCCTCCACCCCGGTTCCGGCGCCGGGTTCGCCGGTCTCACCCGCGAGGACGGTCTGCACATCGGCTTCCAGCGGGTGGAGGGCCACCGGGCTCCCCAGTGGCCCGGCGACGGTGGCACCACGCCCCAGCAGGCGCATCTGGACTTCGACGTCGACGATCTCGACGAGGCGGAGGGCATGCTTCTGGAACTGGGCGCGGCGAAGCCGGCGTTCCAGCCGGCCGGCGCCCGGTGGCGGGTCCTCACCGACCCGGCGGGCCACCCCTTCTGCATCGTCGCCCGCTGA
- a CDS encoding GntR family transcriptional regulator, giving the protein MTLTIVIDPDTGTAPYEQLRAQVSEQARSGALPVGYRLPTVRGLAEELGLAANTVAKAYRALEADGVIETRGRNGTFVAAAGDAADRRAATAAQAYADQARRLGLSRAEALALAEDAVRAAYED; this is encoded by the coding sequence GTGACTCTGACGATCGTGATCGACCCGGACACCGGTACCGCCCCGTACGAGCAGCTGCGCGCGCAGGTCTCCGAACAGGCCCGCTCGGGCGCCCTTCCGGTGGGGTACCGGCTGCCGACCGTGCGCGGGCTCGCCGAAGAACTCGGCCTGGCCGCCAACACGGTGGCCAAGGCCTACCGCGCGCTGGAGGCCGACGGCGTGATCGAGACCCGGGGCCGCAACGGCACCTTCGTCGCGGCGGCCGGGGACGCGGCGGACCGCAGGGCGGCGACCGCCGCACAGGCCTACGCGGACCAGGCCAGGCGCCTCGGGCTCTCCCGCGCCGAAGCCCTCGCCCTCGCCGAGGACGCGGTGCGCGCGGCGTACGAGGACTGA
- a CDS encoding GNAT family N-acetyltransferase, with protein sequence MTVTVRDFRPEDADGWEAVRRAALPFLVSVPGQWAHDLATSPPERHLRLLVAEDRGEVIGTAQVGICHDSARPGQGFCNVYTHPDRLGRGSGSGLVRVAEAHLAGLGAVEILSWVLDDPVSRAFARVRGYAPSRSAHFLSLDLATERLPPRRELPPGVELRSAEDFADDPRALFALDAEVTADEPGDVPSLLTDYEHWLASTWHHPVVDRSLTSVVLVDGEPAAFSLATTDGATRYASGMTGTGRAHRGRGLAKIAKNDSLHRAKDAGFTMAYTGNDAGNGPMLAINAWFGYQTCATEVRHVRTLGITR encoded by the coding sequence ATGACTGTGACCGTCAGGGATTTCCGTCCGGAGGACGCCGACGGCTGGGAGGCGGTGCGGCGCGCGGCCCTTCCGTTTCTGGTCTCCGTTCCCGGCCAGTGGGCGCACGACCTCGCGACCTCCCCTCCCGAACGGCATCTGCGGCTGCTCGTGGCCGAGGACCGGGGCGAGGTGATCGGTACCGCGCAGGTCGGCATCTGCCACGACAGCGCCCGGCCGGGGCAGGGTTTCTGCAATGTCTACACCCACCCCGACCGGCTCGGCCGGGGCAGCGGGTCCGGACTGGTCCGGGTGGCCGAGGCCCATCTCGCCGGTCTGGGCGCGGTGGAGATCCTCAGCTGGGTGCTCGACGATCCGGTCAGCCGTGCCTTCGCGCGCGTGCGGGGGTACGCACCGAGCCGCTCCGCCCACTTCCTCTCGCTCGACCTGGCGACGGAACGCCTGCCGCCACGTCGAGAACTGCCACCCGGTGTGGAGTTGAGGAGTGCGGAGGACTTCGCGGACGACCCGCGAGCGCTCTTCGCCCTGGACGCCGAGGTCACGGCGGACGAGCCGGGCGATGTCCCGAGCCTGCTCACCGACTACGAGCACTGGCTGGCCTCGACCTGGCACCATCCCGTGGTCGACCGCTCGCTCACCTCGGTGGTCCTGGTCGACGGGGAGCCCGCCGCCTTCAGCCTGGCGACCACCGACGGCGCCACCCGGTACGCCTCCGGGATGACGGGCACCGGGCGGGCCCACCGGGGGCGCGGTCTTGCCAAGATCGCGAAGAACGACTCCCTGCACCGCGCCAAGGACGCCGGATTCACCATGGCCTACACCGGCAACGACGCCGGCAACGGCCCCATGCTCGCCATCAACGCCTGGTTCGGTTACCAGACATGCGCCACGGAGGTACGTCATGTCCGCACACTCGGCATCACCCGCTGA
- a CDS encoding GntR family transcriptional regulator, translating into MPAGRTNGNRTGRGGPVAGAPAGQEPAGGGPAAGGAGTGVPERARSAAFAPDSLVLNGKLPLWYQVSQSLRASILGRPQDAPARLPTEEKLAGHYGVGVLTMRQALKELESEGLISRQRRHGTFIEPRARRVRPVRVLGSVDAIVAQQSGELTTVLGHGPGAVPGELAHHFPDCAEVVGYRRLRRDAVTGEPVNWAENTVRPEVAARVDAAELERWPMTKILRDTAGVSIARITDTVEARLADPTTAALLRVPLLSPILHFTGVTYDTGGRVVDVARIHYRGDRFSFSVTVDAD; encoded by the coding sequence ATGCCGGCAGGACGTACGAACGGGAACCGGACCGGCCGGGGCGGGCCGGTGGCCGGGGCTCCGGCCGGCCAGGAACCCGCCGGTGGGGGGCCGGCCGCCGGCGGCGCGGGCACCGGGGTGCCGGAGCGGGCCCGGTCGGCCGCCTTCGCCCCGGACTCGCTGGTGCTGAACGGAAAACTCCCGCTCTGGTACCAGGTCTCACAGTCGCTGCGCGCCTCGATACTCGGCCGCCCGCAGGACGCTCCGGCCCGGCTGCCGACCGAGGAGAAGCTCGCCGGGCACTACGGGGTCGGCGTCCTGACCATGCGCCAGGCGCTGAAGGAGCTGGAGTCGGAGGGGCTGATCAGCCGGCAGCGGCGGCACGGCACCTTCATCGAGCCCCGGGCCAGGCGGGTACGGCCGGTCCGGGTGCTCGGGTCCGTCGACGCGATCGTGGCCCAGCAGTCGGGCGAACTGACGACCGTCCTCGGCCACGGGCCCGGCGCCGTGCCCGGCGAACTGGCCCATCACTTCCCGGACTGCGCGGAAGTGGTCGGCTACCGGCGGCTGCGCCGCGACGCGGTGACGGGAGAGCCCGTCAACTGGGCGGAGAACACGGTGCGTCCGGAGGTCGCGGCCCGGGTCGACGCCGCCGAGCTGGAGCGGTGGCCGATGACGAAGATCCTGCGGGACACCGCCGGGGTCTCCATAGCGCGGATCACCGACACCGTGGAAGCCCGGCTCGCCGACCCGACCACCGCCGCGCTGCTGCGGGTACCGCTGCTCAGCCCGATCCTGCACTTCACCGGCGTCACCTACGACACCGGGGGCCGGGTGGTCGACGTGGCCCGCATCCACTACCGGGGCGACCGGTTCTCCTTCTCGGTGACGGTGGACGCCGACTGA
- a CDS encoding TetR/AcrR family transcriptional regulator: MSHPKPNLRRAPVQRRSAERLARILDACAALLDEAGYEELSTRAVAVRAEVPIGSVYRFFPNKRALVDALAVRNLTSYTEHLTVRLAAVPAADWRGAIDAVLDEYLAMRRTVPGFAHVDFGAAAHADDPQHRANHRLADRLAGLLARHLGGSPDADLRRAVLVGVEAADATLQLAFRDDPSGDPAIVAEIRVLLHAYLARVLD; the protein is encoded by the coding sequence GTGTCCCATCCGAAACCGAACCTGCGCCGCGCCCCCGTCCAGCGGCGCAGCGCCGAACGGCTCGCCCGGATACTCGACGCCTGCGCGGCGCTCCTCGACGAAGCCGGCTACGAGGAACTCTCCACCCGGGCCGTCGCCGTCCGGGCCGAAGTGCCCATCGGCTCCGTCTACCGCTTCTTCCCCAACAAACGCGCACTGGTCGACGCCCTCGCGGTGCGCAACCTCACCTCCTACACCGAGCACCTGACCGTCCGGCTCGCCGCCGTCCCCGCCGCCGACTGGCGGGGCGCGATCGACGCCGTACTCGACGAGTACCTGGCGATGCGGCGCACGGTCCCCGGCTTCGCCCACGTCGACTTCGGGGCCGCCGCGCACGCCGACGACCCGCAGCACCGGGCGAACCACCGGCTCGCGGACCGGCTCGCCGGACTCCTCGCCAGGCACCTCGGCGGCAGCCCCGACGCGGACCTGCGGCGGGCCGTCCTGGTCGGCGTGGAGGCGGCCGACGCCACGCTCCAACTCGCCTTCCGCGACGACCCGTCCGGTGACCCGGCGATCGTCGCGGAGATCCGGGTGCTGCTCCACGCCTACCTCGCGCGGGTGCTCGACTGA
- a CDS encoding molybdopterin-dependent oxidoreductase: MSANSRTAPRICPLCEATCGLTLTIEGTTVTGARGDREDVFSRGFICPKGAAFGALDTDPDRLRTPHVRREGVLREATWEEAFDTVAARFSAVTGAHGPQSAGLVLGNPNVHTMAGGLYPPLLIAALRTRNVFSASTLDQMPKHVSSGLLFGDANAIPVPDLDRTGHLLLIGANPLESNGSLCTAPDFPGRLKALLARGGTLTVVDPRRTRTAKLAGRHLAIRPGADALLLAALAHVLVTEKLTAPGALADHLDGLDRLADALADFTPEAVAGPCDLDPATIRTVARELAAAPTAAVYGRIGSCTVAHGTLASWLVDVLNILTGNLDRPGGALFPLAATARAPRPPGPGKGFALGRWRSRVSGHPEAKGELPMAALAEEIDTPGEDRIRALVVLASNPVLSAPDGDRLDRALADGLDFMVSVDPYLNETSRHADVVLPPPPPSRSAHFDFALNTLAVRNQVRYTRPAVPLDEGALDESEILARLILAVGGTHGAPPRKVDELAITAALDRAGMPGEWAERLCGTTGPERRLDLMLRLGPYDLTLDDLLAHPHGIDLGPLRPRLPDVLRTRSGRIELLPEPLADDLGRLRAALGDTPAPLVLVGRRHLRSNNSWMHNIPALSGGTNTCTLQIHPEDAHRIGLTDGTNARIEAAGGAIEAPAEITDTVRAGVVSLPHGWGHGRPGTRTPVAAARPGANVNQLLDGTLLDPLSGTAVLNGFPVLVTAAR, encoded by the coding sequence GTGTCCGCCAACTCCCGTACCGCACCCCGTATCTGCCCGCTCTGCGAGGCCACCTGCGGGCTGACCCTCACCATCGAGGGGACCACCGTCACCGGAGCGCGCGGGGACCGTGAGGACGTCTTCAGCCGTGGCTTCATCTGCCCCAAGGGAGCCGCGTTCGGCGCGCTCGACACCGACCCCGACCGCCTCCGCACCCCACACGTCCGCCGCGAGGGCGTACTGCGCGAGGCGACCTGGGAGGAGGCGTTCGACACCGTCGCCGCACGTTTCTCCGCTGTCACCGGCGCCCACGGACCGCAGAGCGCCGGGCTCGTCCTCGGCAACCCCAACGTCCACACCATGGCCGGCGGCCTCTACCCGCCCCTGCTGATCGCCGCGCTGCGCACCCGCAACGTCTTCAGCGCCAGCACCCTCGACCAGATGCCCAAGCACGTCTCCAGCGGGCTGCTCTTCGGTGACGCCAACGCCATCCCCGTACCCGATCTCGACCGCACCGGCCATCTGCTGCTCATCGGCGCCAACCCGCTGGAATCCAACGGGAGCCTCTGCACCGCGCCCGACTTCCCCGGCCGGCTCAAGGCGCTCCTCGCCCGGGGCGGCACGCTCACCGTCGTCGACCCGCGCCGCACCCGTACGGCCAAGCTCGCCGGACGCCACCTCGCGATCCGGCCCGGCGCGGACGCCCTGCTGCTCGCCGCTCTCGCCCACGTACTCGTCACCGAGAAACTCACCGCCCCCGGAGCCCTCGCCGACCACCTGGACGGGCTCGACCGGCTCGCCGACGCCCTGGCGGACTTCACGCCGGAGGCGGTCGCCGGACCCTGCGACCTGGACCCCGCCACCATCCGCACCGTCGCGCGGGAACTCGCCGCCGCGCCCACCGCGGCCGTCTACGGACGCATCGGCAGCTGCACCGTCGCGCACGGCACCCTCGCGAGCTGGCTGGTGGACGTCCTCAACATCCTCACCGGCAACCTCGACCGCCCCGGCGGCGCCCTCTTCCCGCTCGCCGCCACCGCCCGTGCCCCGCGCCCGCCGGGCCCCGGCAAGGGCTTCGCCCTCGGCCGCTGGCGCAGCCGGGTCTCCGGACACCCCGAGGCCAAGGGCGAACTCCCCATGGCAGCACTGGCGGAGGAGATCGACACCCCCGGCGAGGACCGCATCCGCGCCCTCGTGGTGCTCGCCTCCAACCCGGTGCTCTCCGCTCCCGACGGCGACCGGCTCGACCGGGCGCTCGCCGACGGGCTCGACTTCATGGTCAGCGTCGACCCCTACCTCAACGAGACCTCCCGCCACGCCGACGTCGTCCTGCCCCCGCCGCCGCCCTCCCGCTCCGCCCACTTCGACTTCGCGCTCAACACCCTCGCGGTGCGCAACCAGGTCCGCTACACGCGCCCGGCCGTTCCCCTGGACGAAGGCGCCCTCGACGAGAGCGAGATCCTCGCCCGGCTGATCCTCGCCGTCGGCGGCACGCACGGGGCACCGCCGCGGAAGGTCGACGAACTCGCCATCACCGCCGCACTCGACCGGGCCGGGATGCCGGGGGAGTGGGCCGAACGCCTCTGCGGCACCACCGGCCCCGAGCGCAGGCTCGACCTGATGCTGCGGCTCGGCCCGTACGACCTCACCCTGGACGACCTGCTCGCCCATCCGCACGGCATCGACCTCGGACCGCTGCGCCCCCGGCTGCCCGACGTCCTGCGGACCCGCAGCGGGCGGATCGAACTGCTCCCGGAGCCGCTCGCCGACGACCTCGGCCGACTGCGGGCGGCCCTCGGCGACACCCCCGCCCCGCTGGTCCTGGTCGGCCGCCGCCACCTGCGCTCCAACAACAGCTGGATGCACAACATCCCCGCGCTGAGCGGCGGAACGAACACCTGCACCCTCCAGATCCACCCCGAGGACGCGCACCGGATCGGCCTCACGGACGGTACGAACGCCCGGATCGAAGCGGCCGGAGGCGCGATCGAGGCGCCCGCCGAGATCACCGACACGGTCCGCGCCGGAGTGGTGAGCCTGCCGCACGGCTGGGGACACGGCCGCCCCGGAACCCGGACGCCGGTCGCCGCCGCCCGGCCGGGAGCCAACGTCAACCAGCTGCTCGACGGCACCCTCCTCGACCCGCTCTCCGGAACCGCCGTACTCAACGGCTTCCCGGTCCTGGTGACGGCGGCCCGGTAG